TGGCCACCAGGGCCCCGGAGATCCTTCGCTGGTACCCAACAAAGCTCAGAGGCTTCCCGGGCCCCAGAAAAAGTTGGGAGTTAGTCCAGTGTGGTGAGGTGGAGGAAGGGGGCTGTGTTGCACAGGGCGAGTCATGAGGCTGAAGGAGAGGGCAACGAGTTTGGCTTTTTTCTGGCCTGCAGGACTCAAAAAGTGGGGGGAAAATGGTACTGAGCAAGACTTTAGGAGTTACCTGTGTAAATTGGATAGCTTCTTATCCCAAACCCTATCCCAAGGCATCAGGTAAATCTCTCAGTTCTGGTCAACATAAGCATAGCTCCTGAAaagggtggggaaaaaaagacccaAAGAGTATTTAGGTAATTCTAAATACCATAGTTGTGTTCGTCTTTACTTTACTTCTCTGACGTCACCCACAAGCTACAGAGAGTATGATAGAGCACTATCTGAATGGCCCTGGGCTAGGAGGCAGGTAGCTTAGATAGGGAAAGATGGGAACTCAAGAATAAGCAAGTGGTTTATTTTAGGGCCTGAAAGAACACAGCcgtgagaggaaaggaaaggataaAGCATCTTTTCCCCAGTAGCTAATGGAGCTTGATAATTGTGTTCAAGTATGTGTATGGCATTTGGCCTAGTAAGGGAAGAGAATATACTCAGTGAGATTGGAAAGCTTGTATTCAGGAAGAAATTAGGAAATTAATATGAGAAAAGTTTGAACCATTTGCTCTGGTAATGAAATATAAGAAGGTATCAAGAGACTACTTTGGCTTTAAATCACTAGCTTCTGTCCAGTCAGGCTTGTCTTAGAGAACAGTttatcagatttttttcaatatttttggatttttttgtgaTCACTCTGTCTTGGGGGATGTGCAGGGAGATGTCTTGGGGGATGTGCAGGGAGAAAGGTCACTGTCCCATCACTTCTGCTGTCATTGTCCCCTCCAGCAGAATGGAGCAAGTTTATGTCCATTCACGCTTGCTCTCTACCTGGGGCTATTGTCCCGCAGAGCTCTTCACCTACAAGGATGTGTTTGGCCATCCACCTTATCCTTTTGCTATCCGCAGATTAACTGTGCTGATAAGGAGGCAACTTCACAGGAGCTGCTAAGATGGGCATGAGGATCAAACTGCAAAGCACCAACCACCCCAACAACCTGCTGAAAGAACTCAACAAGTGCCGGCTCTCGGAGACCATGTGCGATGTCACCATCGTGGTGGGGAGCCGTTCCTTCCCGGCCCACAAAGCTGTGCTGGCCTGTGCGGCTGGCTATTTCCAGAACCTCTTCCTCAACACTGGGCTTGATGCTGCCAGGACCTATGTGGTGGACTTTATCACTCCTGCCAACTTCGAGAAGATTCTAAGCTTTGTCTACACGTCAGAACTCTTCACGGACCTGATCAACGTCGGAGTCATCTACGAGGTAGCAGAGCGTCTGGGTATGGACGATCTCCTCCGGGCCTGTCACTCCACCTTTCCTGACCTGGAGAGCACTGCCGTGGCCAAGCCCCTGACCAGCACCAGTGAGAACCACTCTGGTACCCCGAGTTGTAGCTCAGTAGAACCCCCCCATCCCCTTGGAGAACTCCGGGGGAGCGGGGAGCACTTTGGTCCTGATAGAAACTATGCGTTACCTAGTGATGCTGGAGGAAACTataaagaggaggagagaaatgtTACCAGTGACACTAACCATAGCCTGCAGCCGCTGCCACCAAAGACAGAAGACCACGATGCCCCTGCTCCGTTCACATCTGTCCCCAGCGTGGTGACGCAGCCAGTCCTGGGCACTGTCAGCACGGGCATCCAAACCAGCACCAGCTCCTGCCAGCCATACAAAGTCCAGAGCAATGGAGACTTCAATAAGAACAGCTTCTTCACTCCTGACAGTGCAGTAGACATTACCACTGGGACCAACTCCTGTCTGAGCAACAGCGACCATTCCAAAGACCCAAGCTTTGGGCAGATGGATGAGCTCCAGTTGGAGGACCTGGGGGATGATGACTTGCAGTTTGAAGACCCCACTGAGGAGATTGGCACAGCTGAGGAGGTGATTGAATTGAGTGATGACAGTGAGGATGAGCTAACTTTTGGAGAGAGTGAAAACCGAGAGAATAAGGCCATGCCCTGCCAGGTATGCAAGAAGGTTCTAGAGCCCAACATTCAACTGATCCGACAACATGCTCGGGACCACGTGGACCTACTGACTGGCAACTGCAAGGTCTGTGAGACCCATTTCCAGGACCGGAACTCCCGGGTCACCCATGTTCTCTCCCACATCGGTATTTTCCTCTTCTCCTGCGACATGTGTGAAACTAAGTTCTTTACCCAGTGGCAACTGACCCTCCACCGACGGGATGGAATATTTGAGAACAACATCATCGTCCACCCCAACGACCCCTTGCCTGGGAAGCTGGGTCTCTTTGCAGGGGCGGTCTCTGCGGAGCTGAAATGTGCTGCCTGTGGGAAGGCATTGGCCAAAGATTTCCATGTGGTCCGGGGCCATATCCTTGACCATCTGAACCTGAAGGGCCAGGCCTGCAGCGTCTGTGACCAGCGCCACCTCAACCTCTGCAGCCTCATGTGGCACACACTTTCCCACCTTGGCATCTCTGTCTTCTCTTGCTCTGTGTGTGCAAACAGCTTTGTGGACTGGCATCTCCTGGAGAAGCACATGGCTGTGCACCAAAGCCTGGAAGATGCCCTCTTCCGCTGCCACTTGTGCAGCCAGAGCTTCAAGTCAGAGGCTGCCTATCGCTACCATGTCAGCCAGCACAAGTGCAACAGTGGCCTTGACACACGGCCTGGTTTTGGACTTCAGAACCCAGCTCTCCAGAAGCGGAAGCTGCCGGCAGAGGAGTTCCTGAGTGAGGAACTGGCGCTGCAGGGCCAACCCGGGAACAGCAAGTATAGCTGCAAGGTGTGCGGCAAAAGGTTTGCCCACACGAGTGAGTTTAACTACCACCGGCGGATCCACACGGGCGAGAAGCCGTACCAGTGTAAGGTGTGCCACAAGTTCTTCCGAGGCCGCTCGACCATCAAGTGCCACCTGAAGACGCACTCGGGGGCTCTCATGTATCGCTGCACGGTCTGTGGCCACTACAGCTCTACCCTTAACCTCATGAGCAAGCACGTCGGTGTGCACAAAGGCAGCCTCCCACCCGACTTCACCATCGAGCAAACCTTCATGTACATTATTCATTCCAAAGAAGCGGAGAAGAACCCGGACAGCTGACTGGGTCCCAGCAGAGCCAGGGGGAACTCCCAGGCGGCAGCCAGGACATTGGTTTTCTAATGGCTGTTGGTCCTGCCCCAGCTGAAGTTACAGTTTTGCCTTGCTAGGAATTCTGTTCTGTCCTGTGtttaaagaagacaaaagaataCATAGCACATGAACACTAACTGTTTCTGAGAAGCAGCGGCCCTGTCATGTTTACCTCCTTACCTGTTCTTGTCCATGGAGGGCTGTGTCTTTGATTCTTTGGAGGCTGGTTTTGGGATCTCATCAGGCAGTTGGTGTCAGCTAGATTCCCTTCCCCAGCCTCTTGAGTTTTAGTTTACTGATAGGTTTTATGCTGCTAAGAATCCAACCAACAGCCTCACTGAACAGAGGAGGTGGAGAGAGGTTTTCACTGTGGGTATTACTGCCGGATCTCCAACCGGGACAGCCAGCCAGGAGAGATTTTGGGAATGTGGTCATTCAGAAAAGACAAGGCAGCTCACCCTTGGGTGCTGGTCCCATCCCTTAGCAGGGACAAGCTGTCAGGGATGAGGGGCCTGCTTGTTCCAGGGCTCTAATCTGCTGATTGGACAGTAAAATCTCTTGGCAGCTGGATCCAAACCGGGGACAAAGCTTTCTGTTTAGGTCTGAAAGCTTTGGGATGAATCGTTGCCAGCCGCAAGAGGTGTCCTGCAGTGCTGCTGAAAGCAGCAGCCTGGGATGGACAGGAAGGGagatttctcttttcccctcaaTTCCAAAGAAATGTGATATTACGGAGTGGTGGCCCAGGATGTCAGGCCTTCCCTGTGGGCAAAAAAGACAGGGAGCCACTTTGATGTAGTCATCAATCATCTGGCCTCCCTCGACCCTGAGTTTCCTGGTGGAAGGGTGGGGATGTCTCTGAAGCAGCAGCCTTAATTTGCATCCAGTCTCCCACCTAGAAGTGTTTTTGGCCTATAGTGTAGATGTGAAGACCCCATGAGGTGGAGGGGTGGACTGTGAGCCCTTCAGGATTAAAGGGACCCGAGTAGCTGGATGTACATTCTGTCTGTCCCAGTCAGGTAACCTGTTGTTTACTTTGTGCTAACTGGGCCAGAGTTTTGGCAGCTCACCTTTGACCTGCTGGATTTATCCTGATCTGTCATTGTATGGCCACCAGAGGGCGCTGTTGACCAACAGCTGGTTCAAGCCCTCTCCAGGTGACTGGGTAAACCCCAGTCAGGGTTGCTGGTTGACTCTGTTCTTAGTTGCCTTTTGAGGGGATCTTGCCCAAAGAAGGCTTGAGGGAGAGAGCCCTCGGATCTCGCATCTCACAAGGTGGCACCTCCAAAACCCATACTACCTCACCTGCTCAGGCGAGCTCTGGGGGTCCCTGGCCttggccctgcccctgcccctcgtGGGACTCAGCAGCACCCCGGGCTGTTTTACAAGCAAGTAGTTTTAATTAACTCACAAAGCCTTTTTggacattaatatttatttatttttgtttttgtatacatATTACCCAGTATCTCTGTTGGCTAAGAGACTTCAGGAAAATGAGCTTCTCCCCAGCAAGTAGCCATATTCCAGGGGACAGTCCTGGCCAGATATTTGGGGAACAGGGGCTTGAACTAGGGGAGAACAGATCAAGCCTTTAAATAAGCAAATGCTTTTCTCTCCAGAGAAGTGTCTTGCAGAATAAACCCAGGGAGCCCTTTAGGGAATGGATATAAATTCTAGAAAGTTGAGGCTTGTTAAATCCCTGGACCTTTTATCCCCTTTCCATCCTGTGGTTGAGTAGGTTGGGGACTGGGTTGAGGGGATAAGATCACACGAAGGCCCTGTTTGCATATTTTCTCATTCTTCCTGAAGTTGGGAAGTTATAGTAACACATAGAAGTAAACCAAAGCCCTGGGGCCCTTTTGGACTTGCCCCCGGATCTCCCCCCAGCCCTAACTTATAATAAAGCCTTGGAGTTTTGTGTGCAAAGCTGTCCAGTGAGGTGACCGTTACTTGAAGGGACTTGTCAAGTGGCCGGCTTTCACTATCAGAATCCAATGagttaaatgttcccttgggatatTCTTGTTAGAAAGCAGTGCTGAGACTTTTCATCCCTGACTGActgcttcctttcttcccattaGTCATTTAAGAAGCAAAGTGTGTAAAAGACCACAGTCAACTATCTTCTCAGCTTTTCAAGCCTGAGTGCTTTTTCTCCCAGATTGTGGGTGAGGACTGAGTTTTGAATGGCCAGATTTGAGAGTGGGGCTACTCCCGAGAAGCCAGCTGGGTAGCTGAGAATGGATCAGTATGCTGGAGAAACCCTTTTCCTTAACAGAGGGTTATCACTGATGCTGGGTAGTCTGTATACTTAACCTGAAACTGTGAAGTTTTCCCTTTTTGCCAGTAAACCAAAAAGCAAATCCTTGAAACTTTACCCCTAACACTAAATAAAAGACTGCACCCCCTGATCCTCCTGAGGCCAAGTGGTTGACCAGGGTGGCTTGGTTGGCTGCAGTCAGACATGTAGCAGGGTCAGTAGCTCATGAGGCTCATTGACCAAACACTGTCCCCCACGTGTCCCCCATATTCGCACCTCAACCCTTCCTCTGTTTGGAGTCATGTTTGCTTCCTCTGCCACCAGCCACTCTTTTCTGCACTCTTTTACTTGAAACACTATATTGTGGCAAAGGGCACTCTAAGATATCTGGTGGAAGGTATTAATTTTattctgaatttaaaatattttcaattgtcTGTTCATTGGGTTGTGTTGCCCTCTGCCCTGGAGCCCAGTTTAGCACTGTCTTCTGCTGTATCATTCCAAGGTTCGTTCTGTTTGATCCttgaatgtcttttctttttcatccccCACCTTTTTTTCTTGTTCAGTACTCAGGACTGGCTACATAATTTATAGAGCCCTTTGTTTAGAAACTATTAAGAATTTTTTGGCAACTAGAGCATTAAAGCAAACACAAGGCCATTCTCATCTTTTTTCCTAAGGGAAAGGGTGATACTCTTAATGTTcttgtgttagtcgttcagtcgttctgactctttgcaaccccgtggactgttgcctgccaggctcctctgtccatgaaattctccaggcaaggatactgggttgggtagccattcccttctcaaggggatcttctcgacccagggatccaacccaggtctcctgcattgcaggcagattcttaaccatctgagccaccagggaagtccctgttattCTAATGGCACACTGTAAACAGCTGCTTGTGGCCAGAGGAAGGGATCAGTATCGTGGCGCTCCTCTGCCCATCCATGACTCACTGACGCTACAGGACCTGCCAGGAAGCTCTGCTGTACCCTGGTGTTTGGTCCTAAAGTTTCAGACTCCATGGAGTCTCTAGTTCATGGCTAGTTGGGAAGAAaggaggtggggatgggagtCAAGAAATAGGTAAAAATTCTTTTTGACATTCTTCTGGTCTATGAGTACCCTTTTGTCTCTAGGAAACCTCTGAGTTTAATGATCTTTTCCCCAGTCAGGTTTTGCTGCTGGTGAATATTCCTCTTCTGACCATCTGCTGTGCTCTATCACCCTCCGACCCCCAAACTATTCAACTTTGGAAGTGAATTTACACTTCTTCATATACGGACATGATTTTGTTGGCATGGAAGTGGGCTGTGTGCAGAAATCTGCCCATCTGGGAATCCTCGTGTGTCCTTTTCCCTAAATCCTGCACTGAACGAATCAGGAAGCAGGGCACACAGCGTTTGTTTCAATGTGCTTACTCATGGTAAACGTCATATCAGAATGAAAATGGAACTTTTACTTTGGATGTTTTCTTTAACACCCTTCCCCTGTCCAgtccaccctcccctcccacctctacTAGCTACATCTCTTATGAAACTGAGAAGAGTTGTTGACATTTAACTCCTTCCATTAAATTAATAAGTACTGACCTCCTAATATTTAAGTGTTTACTATCTATTGCTGTAaagttttgtatattttgtaaacTTCTTTTCTCAAATAGTAGATGTCTAAAATCGTTGTACATCTGATTCTTTTATATTCCATTGTTCAGCACAAAGTGTGGtttttatttagaataaaaaaaaggaaatttgaaaCAGTAGTTCTTTTCCTATTTACTGTGGTCTGCTCATCCTTCACAGTTCAGAGTATCTGGGCCATCACCCTCTCAGTAGCAATATTCTGCTCAGCGGATGCCAGAGTTCTTTCAGGTAGCACATTTCCTTTCCTGTAGCTGGAATTCCCCGGGGTTGACTTGATCTGTTTTTAGTGGAAAATTAACTCAATGACCTAACCTTTTCAGAGGGACCATCTGTAAGGGGAATCTTTTATTGGCCCAGAGAGAGCAGTGGGACTCTACTAATGTCTGGTTGGACCAGAGGGTTGGTCACAAATTGTCTTGCTGGTGCCATTCAACGTGACATGGTGTGTCGGAATGGAGAGAGGCAAATTCAGAGAGGGGGCAGAGGTTTGGCCTAATTTCATAAGGTTGGTAACCAACATTCCCCTACAGAGAGGAGACAGACCTGGAGTTAGGATGTGACATGGTCCCCTTGGTCTCAGGGCACACGGATTGGACCTGACCCCCATCAGTGCTCAGCAAACACAGAGCTGGGGGCCTTGCTGCCATCAGCCCCTTGCTTGCTTCTCAGGCCCTAAGGAAGTACCTGTGCTATCAGAGTGATCACTGGTTGCCAAAGTGGAGTCTGTGAGAAAAGAAGATGTTGGGAAAGTGGCCTCAGGTAACCTAGAATGTAACAGAGATGTAGATCTGGGTTTCCTTGAGGGAACTTCTGGAGCCTGATTTGGGAGCGGCAGTGATAAGGGCATTGGATCTGGGCTGGGTTTTTATGTGGGCACAGGGGAGGAAAGTCTTTATAATACATTCTCTGCATTGTTAGGTTCCTGGACTCCCCTAGTTGAAAAAGGCTCCAGCTCTGTACTACTGAGCAGCAGTTtgtagcatgctgctgctaagtcgcttcagtcgtgtccgactctctgcgaccccagagacggcagcccacgaggctcccccgtccctgggattctccaggcaagaacacgagtgggttgccatttccttctccagtgcatgaaagtgaaaagtgaaagtgaagtcgctcagtcatgtctgactcttcatgacgccatggactgcagcctaccaggctcctccgtccatgggattttccaggcaagagtactggagtggggtgccattgccttctccttgtagcatgctgctattgctaagtcacttcagtcgtgtccgactctgtgtgacccaatggacagcagcccaccaggctcccccgtccctgggattctccaggcaagaacactggagtgggttgccatttccttctccaatgcatgaaagtgaaaagtgaaagtgaagttgctcagtcatgtctgactcttagcaaccccatggactgaagcctaccaggcttctccatccatgggattttccaggcaagagtactggagtggggtgccattgccttcttgtaGCATGAAGACCCTTTAAATAAAAAGACCCTTTTTCAGGTTTGAGTCCAGTGAGCAAAGGGAGTTAAACGGACTTCCCTTGGTGCTCCTGACAAATGGGTTCATACAGTTCTGGAGCACATGTTTAATGCATTTGGTGAATCTGTTTAATGCATCTCAGATTTCCAAGAGCAGAGGGGGAGGCCCTCCAGGTCAGTGAGTAGCTATTCCAAATTAAACATtccagacataactgagcacttGAGCAGGACAGAAGGTCTCAGTGATTGTGTCCACAAGCCCCTCAATTCTCCACAGGCAGGAT
This window of the Bos taurus isolate L1 Dominette 01449 registration number 42190680 breed Hereford chromosome 5, ARS-UCD2.0, whole genome shotgun sequence genome carries:
- the ZBTB39 gene encoding zinc finger and BTB domain-containing protein 39; translation: MGMRIKLQSTNHPNNLLKELNKCRLSETMCDVTIVVGSRSFPAHKAVLACAAGYFQNLFLNTGLDAARTYVVDFITPANFEKILSFVYTSELFTDLINVGVIYEVAERLGMDDLLRACHSTFPDLESTAVAKPLTSTSENHSGTPSCSSVEPPHPLGELRGSGEHFGPDRNYALPSDAGGNYKEEERNVTSDTNHSLQPLPPKTEDHDAPAPFTSVPSVVTQPVLGTVSTGIQTSTSSCQPYKVQSNGDFNKNSFFTPDSAVDITTGTNSCLSNSDHSKDPSFGQMDELQLEDLGDDDLQFEDPTEEIGTAEEVIELSDDSEDELTFGESENRENKAMPCQVCKKVLEPNIQLIRQHARDHVDLLTGNCKVCETHFQDRNSRVTHVLSHIGIFLFSCDMCETKFFTQWQLTLHRRDGIFENNIIVHPNDPLPGKLGLFAGAVSAELKCAACGKALAKDFHVVRGHILDHLNLKGQACSVCDQRHLNLCSLMWHTLSHLGISVFSCSVCANSFVDWHLLEKHMAVHQSLEDALFRCHLCSQSFKSEAAYRYHVSQHKCNSGLDTRPGFGLQNPALQKRKLPAEEFLSEELALQGQPGNSKYSCKVCGKRFAHTSEFNYHRRIHTGEKPYQCKVCHKFFRGRSTIKCHLKTHSGALMYRCTVCGHYSSTLNLMSKHVGVHKGSLPPDFTIEQTFMYIIHSKEAEKNPDS